From Paenibacillus polymyxa, the proteins below share one genomic window:
- a CDS encoding MFS transporter, whose product MKNPYIRMATGLYINYFLLGMINVILSSNMSFLTVQLNTDKAAIGYLVSAIGIGKLLALGVAGKMSDKYGRKPLIVIASFAYLIFLIGIPLAPNYTLAFVFAIIAGLCNSMMDAGTYPALIEGFGKKAGSATVLVKASISIGAIVIPFMIAFFINHDMFYGYSFFIPAGIYLLNGIFLSMTGFPNHKAEEQKAPTETGQSTDSFHSEPKFWQEGLSLIIIGFTSTVLFMIVQLWLPTFGQEALGMDKASAIKLLSYYSIGSLVSVILLAVVLGRFIKPITVMIVYPLIALLSLLALIVWHNPVATLISSFLIGLSTAGIFQIALTVMTEFFRKNKGTTTSLVNIAASLSFILMPLATGSMSKSLGITSVFILDIAIAVVSILLAVFVAYRYKKVFH is encoded by the coding sequence ATGAAAAATCCTTATATCAGAATGGCAACAGGGCTTTATATCAACTATTTTCTTCTGGGTATGATTAATGTTATTCTCTCGTCGAATATGAGCTTTCTGACCGTGCAATTGAACACGGATAAAGCAGCCATCGGCTATCTGGTGTCAGCGATTGGAATCGGTAAACTGCTTGCTCTCGGAGTAGCCGGAAAAATGTCAGATAAATACGGAAGGAAACCACTCATTGTTATTGCATCATTTGCTTATTTAATCTTCCTGATCGGCATTCCGCTTGCACCTAACTACACGTTGGCATTCGTGTTTGCCATTATCGCAGGGCTCTGCAACTCTATGATGGATGCGGGGACTTATCCAGCACTCATTGAAGGGTTCGGAAAAAAAGCCGGGTCTGCAACCGTCCTGGTCAAAGCATCCATCTCGATCGGTGCCATTGTTATTCCGTTCATGATTGCATTTTTTATTAACCACGATATGTTCTATGGATATTCCTTCTTTATTCCTGCAGGAATTTATCTGCTGAACGGGATCTTCTTGTCGATGACCGGTTTCCCCAACCACAAAGCAGAGGAACAAAAGGCTCCAACCGAGACTGGTCAATCAACGGATTCGTTCCACAGCGAGCCCAAGTTTTGGCAAGAAGGTTTGTCTCTGATTATTATCGGTTTTACTTCCACTGTATTGTTCATGATCGTGCAGCTATGGCTTCCTACCTTTGGACAAGAGGCTCTGGGCATGGACAAAGCCAGCGCCATTAAGCTGCTTAGCTACTACAGTATAGGTTCACTAGTTTCCGTTATTTTGTTGGCTGTGGTACTTGGTAGATTCATTAAGCCCATTACCGTCATGATTGTGTACCCGCTTATTGCCCTGCTTTCTTTGCTGGCTTTAATTGTATGGCACAATCCTGTCGCTACTTTGATCAGTTCATTCTTAATCGGCTTGTCCACCGCAGGCATATTCCAAATTGCCCTCACGGTTATGACGGAATTTTTCCGCAAGAACAAAGGAACTACGACTTCTCTCGTGAACATAGCAGCCAGCCTATCGTTCATCCTGATGCCTTTGGCTACCGGGAGCATGTCCAAAAGTCTGGGAATTACCTCGGTATTCATTCTGGATATCGCAATTGCTGTAGTCAGTATTTTGCTGGCCGTGTTTGTTGCTTATCGATATAAAAAAGTGTTTCATTAA
- a CDS encoding shikimate dehydrogenase, whose amino-acid sequence MKNAGRIDGRTQLIGLLATPIGHSLSPAMHNLAFEKLGLNNAYMAFEVGNEQLEEVVRGMRALNIRGYNVSMPNKTAILQYLDELDDSAKFTGAVNTVVNTDGKLKGYSTDGSGYVRNLQEHGIDLKGKKMTLVGSGGAATPIAIEAARAGLAEISIFARNDQFFARAEENVRIINEEMKHAQVKANIYALENQEKLREEILTSHIFANGTGVGMKPLEGKSVIEDVSMLRSDLIVTDVVYSPAKSKLIEQAESVGATAINGLGMMLWQGALAFELWTGQEMPVAYIKEQLFADQL is encoded by the coding sequence ATGAAAAATGCTGGACGTATTGACGGAAGAACACAATTAATCGGACTGCTTGCTACACCGATCGGACATTCTTTGTCCCCGGCTATGCATAATCTTGCGTTTGAAAAACTGGGGCTGAACAACGCATATATGGCCTTTGAAGTAGGCAATGAACAACTCGAAGAAGTAGTACGGGGAATGCGCGCTCTAAACATACGCGGCTACAACGTGTCCATGCCTAACAAAACAGCGATCTTACAGTACCTTGACGAGCTGGACGACAGCGCTAAATTTACAGGTGCTGTCAATACCGTCGTGAATACGGATGGTAAGCTGAAAGGCTACAGTACAGATGGATCTGGTTATGTTCGTAACTTGCAGGAGCACGGCATTGATCTGAAAGGTAAGAAAATGACACTCGTCGGCTCAGGCGGTGCTGCAACGCCGATTGCTATTGAAGCCGCTCGGGCTGGTCTCGCTGAAATTTCAATTTTCGCTCGTAATGACCAGTTCTTTGCCCGGGCGGAAGAGAATGTTCGTATTATTAATGAAGAGATGAAACATGCCCAAGTCAAGGCGAATATCTATGCATTAGAGAATCAAGAGAAGCTGCGTGAAGAGATTCTTACAAGTCATATTTTCGCTAACGGTACAGGTGTCGGTATGAAACCGCTGGAAGGTAAAAGTGTCATTGAAGATGTGTCCATGCTTCGTTCCGATCTGATCGTGACCGATGTTGTATACAGCCCAGCCAAATCCAAGCTGATTGAACAAGCTGAGTCTGTAGGTGCAACCGCCATTAACGGTCTGGGCATGATGCTGTGGCAGGGCGCACTTGCCTTCGAATTATGGACAGGACAAGAAATGCCTGTCGCTTATATTAAAGAACAGCTTTTTGCTGATCAACTGTAA
- a CDS encoding RtcB family protein produces MAYQEMNGVRVWGAPDPGALSQARTCAENGNVIQALLMADHHKGYSQPIGGVVVYDGQISPSGVGYDIGCGNKAVRTKLSAADIMPRISTVMNEIARQISFGVGRVNEVQVDHELFDDPDWAVYRAIGKQEHDKLKSLAREQLGTVGSGNHFVDVFVEEVTGQVWIANHFGSRGFGHKTASGFLNLAAGREFLGKAPGEHMDQPPVLLDMNSELGDMYYRAMRLAGRYAYAGRDYVIEQVLGIMGTEADFTVHNHHNYAWKEQHDGRDTIVVRKGATPSAPGQMGFIGGSMGDISVIVRGKDSVENRDSYYSTVHGAGRIMSRTQAAGKMNWKTRTRSGGQITDLQMKEAVRNYGVELRGAGTDESPFVYRKLREVLDAHSETVEVMHVLKPIGVCMAGANEFDPYKD; encoded by the coding sequence ATGGCTTATCAAGAAATGAATGGAGTACGCGTATGGGGAGCACCTGATCCGGGGGCACTATCTCAAGCCCGCACATGTGCCGAAAATGGCAATGTGATTCAGGCGCTGCTGATGGCAGATCATCATAAAGGCTACAGTCAGCCGATTGGTGGTGTGGTGGTATATGACGGACAAATTTCACCTTCAGGTGTGGGGTATGATATCGGCTGTGGAAATAAGGCGGTAAGAACCAAGCTGTCTGCAGCAGATATTATGCCGCGTATTTCAACCGTGATGAATGAGATTGCACGTCAGATTTCGTTTGGCGTAGGTCGTGTGAATGAGGTTCAGGTAGACCATGAGCTGTTCGATGACCCGGATTGGGCGGTATATAGAGCGATTGGGAAGCAAGAGCATGACAAACTGAAGTCCTTGGCGAGAGAACAACTGGGTACAGTAGGAAGTGGTAATCATTTTGTTGATGTATTTGTGGAGGAAGTGACAGGACAGGTCTGGATTGCCAATCATTTCGGTAGCCGGGGCTTTGGACACAAAACAGCAAGCGGGTTTCTAAATTTGGCCGCAGGACGGGAGTTCCTCGGTAAGGCGCCAGGAGAACATATGGATCAGCCGCCTGTGCTGCTGGATATGAACAGTGAGCTGGGGGACATGTACTACCGTGCGATGCGCCTTGCCGGACGTTATGCTTATGCCGGACGTGACTATGTGATAGAACAAGTGCTTGGTATTATGGGGACTGAAGCGGACTTTACGGTGCATAACCACCATAATTACGCGTGGAAAGAACAGCATGATGGACGCGACACCATTGTGGTCCGCAAAGGTGCAACCCCCTCGGCCCCTGGTCAAATGGGCTTTATTGGAGGAAGCATGGGCGATATCTCGGTGATTGTACGTGGAAAAGATTCGGTAGAAAATCGGGATTCCTACTATAGTACAGTTCATGGTGCAGGGCGTATTATGAGTCGTACCCAGGCAGCTGGTAAAATGAATTGGAAAACCCGTACGCGTAGCGGTGGGCAGATTACGGACCTACAGATGAAGGAGGCCGTTCGAAACTACGGTGTCGAGCTGCGCGGAGCAGGTACTGATGAGAGTCCGTTCGTCTACCGCAAACTGCGTGAGGTGCTGGACGCTCATTCCGAGACCGTGGAAGTTATGCATGTGCTGAAGCCGATCGGGGTATGCATGGCTGGGGCCAATGAGTTTGACCCTTATAAGGATTAA